The Lolium rigidum isolate FL_2022 chromosome 2, APGP_CSIRO_Lrig_0.1, whole genome shotgun sequence genomic interval CTACAAATGTAGAAGCGTGATGATGCGAGATTTCAGTTTCAAATCTAGGACACATACACGAGACACCAAACCAAGTGGTGGATGGGAGCATCACTCGAAACTAGAAACAAACGGACAAAAGGTCCCACTTAAGTTAAAAAGTTGTATATATTAACATTGTATATTGCAAGTCTGCAACTTCATTTGTTAGCACCGCTACTCCCTCTCGCGACGGATCCTCCTAGCCAGCTGAATGTCCTTAGGCAGGATGGTGATGCGCTGGGCATGTGTAGCGCACAGGTTGGTGTCCTCGAAGAGGCCGACGAGGTAAGCTTCCGCTGCCTCCTGCAGGGCGACAAGGGCATGGCTCTGAAAACGGAGATCAGCCTGTACATCGACAAAATGGAAAGAACGGTAAGAACAATATGCGTCAAATAAGCGTAGCCAAGTTGTAGCATGTAAACGGTCGTTGTATATTTGTATATGTATGAGCGCACCTTCAAATTTTGACCAACCTCTCTGACCAACCTCTGGAACGGCAATTTCTTTATGAGAAGATCAGCGCCCTTTTGGTACTCACGTATTTCACTGCGATTAAATAGAGAGAGCGAGAGTGACTTGACGTCAATTATTTCTTACaccctgctatatatagagcggcCTAAATCAACAGGTGGAAATatgcacataccgaagagcaattgTTCCAGGGAGGTAACGGTAAGGCTTTCTTGCACCTCCAGTGACCAACTGCTCGGGAGGCGCCTTCCTTGCTACAGTCTTTCTTCCAACCATGGTGCGTAACTGCTGGCGAGGCGCCTTCCCTCCATGAACAGGATGCATGGGGATCCACTCTCCGGTTGATCTATAAGCAGTCTGCTTCGTGCGAGCCATCTTGAAAAACAACCTGGAACAAACGGGATGTGAATGGATGTAGAGAACACTAATATGCTGGCTCCTGCAAACTGCTGAATACTACTAACAGTTACTTAGCTGCACGATTCAATCACCCCTCGCAAAATAATATTTGGCAGATAATTGTTTCGCTGGATTGAAGTCAGAGTTTGTGACGTGGATTTTTACTAGCTTTCGCGCTATTTGTCAGCAACACATATTTAGGAGAAGCAAGAGTCATGAATTAATAGCTAGATATTTTTCTATTATAGAAAGAGGGCAAGTGCAGTCTGATCAATTTCACTTATACTCTCTAGCTCCTAGGAACATCTGCCGCATGCCCGTATAGATACCAGGGAAACGCAAGCATGATATGTAGATAGTAGAACTTCAAAACCAAGGCATGTTTGATTCGACAGTACACTACTATGAACTCAGGCAGGCCAATTTGTCGGCCAAGCCATAACTTTGGAACAAATTACACTGTATTTGTGCTGAACCAATAAACATTCATCAAACCATTATAAACAGCTAGCGCCTAGTCGAAGTTAGAAACATATCTCAACGCTTGTATTGTATACATAAATCGTGAGGAACATGTTCAAGACTAGCAGCTCACTTCTTACAAAGTAAGTTATGAAACAAAATCAGCGGTAGTTATGGTTATGAAAAAAGAAGCTGTGAACAACATGCCAGCTTCTAAAAGTACAAAAGAAAACTCAAGCAGCAAGAATATGCGCAGTGAAAATAATTTAACATGGGGGAAACCGGGAAACTATCAACTAGTCGTATGGCCTCCGCTGGGATTTTCTTATTTCGCACTTCACTGTAAAAGCTGTTTCGTAGTCGATCGGCCGTTGCGCAAGCTGCCGAGGTTCACAGAACTTGGTGATTCCATTGCATTCTCGTTCCGTGACCTATCAAGTCGCCAAACCCTAACTGATCATAAATCTCCGCAGCAAAAGCCCTAATCATATAATCACCGTTTATAGGAAAGCGAGAAAACACGGGCAGAGTAATTGATGGCTAAATTGAGCGTTCACATGAGGGATGCAAATTGCAACGTAGAGAATGCCTTCTTACCACTATTGCTCTGCTGTTTCTTCCAAATGTCGCcgcgatcgatcgatcgagtGAGTGTGCCGCCGGGCGTGTGTAGCTAAATTGGAGATTTGGAGGGGATCTGGAATACATAGAGGCGGCTGGCGCAAGGTTGGGCCGAACCAATGGCCAGGATCTGCCTTACTTCTGCCTGACCTGGCCTATTGGAGTTGGATGGCACTGCATTGGGCCGAAGACTTTGGTGGTTCGTGCAGCCCATTAACACAAATACATTTTTAATATAACTCTCAGaatttatatttatttatttattttaacaaAAAGTATAGAAGCATCATTTTAGTCAAACATATATTGAACATATTTTCAAATTATTTGCTCAAGAAAAATAAATGTTTATTTTATCATTAATCACATAGTATACATGAATTGTTCCCATCTAATGAATAAAATCTTCATCTATTTTCCAAGCTAATACATATAATAGTGTTCTCATATTTTAAAATCATttttatatacataataaataatTTTCTTACATCCATAACAAAATATGTTCATACATGTTCACGTGTATATACAAAAATGTTTGTATGTCtacgaaaatagaaaatagaaaaacaagtaaaatggaaaaaatggaaaaaaattaaaatataaaaaCTGTGTACTTACAGTGAAAATTGAAAATATACATGCATTTGCTGAGAAAGGATAACCAAAGGGAAAATttaaaattataaaaaagaagaaaacaaacaaataaaGAAGCTTTGACAAGTCTGGTGCTGCACAAGAAGAGAAGGTGTGCTCTATGAATATTTGGTGATTTCTTTGGGACGAGAAGCTTCCACAAATCTGGTGCCACAATACACTATAGCCAGTTAGAACCGTCGGTacatattttcttgcattgtgtgCTTATATCATACTACAAAATGCATGCGTAACAAAATGAATTGTAGATCATCCGATGATTATTCTCTTCCattatttctccttttttttcctGCTGCTGAAAATTGAACCGCACAACTGAATGCTTGTTTCACCGAGAGTGACATGACAAGAATTGGAGGagaatatattgctttatgtatTGTAGTTTTGGGGTTTTATATAGCCGTGCCATCTAGCGAAACTTTGCTGGTGATTTTCAGTATAGTCGGTCGTCAGTTAATACATACGACATTTCTGTTTCCCTAGATTTTAGTGGTGAATTTCTACTTGGATGTATTGGAACATTTTTTATTTAATCTAAGCCACCAGATTCAATTTCTTCATGAGCAATCTCTCTGACCAGCCTCGGGGACGGCAATTTCTTCATAAGATCAGTGCCCTTCTGTAGTTCTGTTACTTACGTATTTCACTGCGATCAAATCGAGAGAGCTACTTAGCATCAATTTGttcctgtagagcagcttaaatcaaAGTGGAAATATGCCCGTATAGAAGAGCAACATGTCTTTCAGTGTTATCTGAACAACATGCATGTAATAAGAGAAGACACTCTTATCTACCATTGTACTACATTCCCTAATTTGTCGGCCAAGCAATTGTTCCAGGGCGGTTTTTTCTCTAAACCACAGTCTGTTGTACGTAGTAGTATTTTTCTGAATGAACCAATACAATTTCAGCAAACCATAACAAACAGCTAACGCCTATTCAAAGTTTGGAAAAGATCTCAACGCTTGTATATATAAATCCTGAGTAAGATGTCCAAGCCTAGCACTTCCCTTGTTGGAAAGTAAGTTTCTTATGAGAAAGGGAGAGTCACATgtagtttttttttcgagaaaaggaACCCCACAGGGGATCCCCAGTTTCAATAGAAACTGAGAGTCACTCAGAACATTTACATGGTTAAGGAACTAACTTTAAAAAGAAAAACTAGGACACAAACGGCTATATATTCAAACTGAAACTAAAAAGTGGCCAGAATGGAAGCCTATCCATCCAAGCAACAAACCAGAGGCTAGGTACTTGAACCAAAATTACAGGTTTTCAGGCTACACACCACTATATATAGGGAAAGATAGCTAAGACAAAATGATGATAGACGATGATGTTGCAGCTTCAGGGAGTTTTCGCAGAAACGAAAACTAGGTGGTAATCCTCCTCCTCACAGGATTCCATCAGTGATTCTGCCCGAAGACTTCCTGCGCCACATGTAACTTTTGCAGCCCGTTTTTCTGCAATTTCGACCAAGTGTTAATGAAATGACAAATAAGAGTAATAACACTTGTGGGGTCTCCAGGGCGAATTTTTTGAAAACaagatttgtttcttgttttcgaaATAGCCCATACAATCGCGGCGGAACCTACAATTACAGCCTTCCTATCTCGGCCCGAATACGTGTTGAACCAATCTCTATATAGATCAACAAAGCATTTGGGTATCTTACTAATCCCCAAAGAAACACTAACCACGTTCCAAATATATTTCGCTAGAGGGCACAAGAAGAACAGGCCTTCTTAAGGTTCTTAGTTAGGATTCTATTCTTGATTACCAACCAGCAAAAGACTTTGATCCTCAAAGGAAGCTTGAGGGTCCACATAGTTTTATAGGGGAAATTAACCTTCTTTGCTACTAAAAAGGAATACATTGATTTAACCGAAAAAGTACCAGATTTTGTCAACAGTCACAAGTAGTTAAAGTTATGAAAAAAAATGCTGTGAACAACATATAAATGACGCATTCCAAAAGGACAAAAGAAAACTCAAGCAGGAATATTACGCAAAATGAGAAACTTCAGCAAGGGGAACTATAAGAAAACTCAAGCAGGAATAAAAATGCTTCTGGCGCGATTGTTTTTTGCACTTAAAAATTGTTTCCATCTAGTAGGCAGGAGATCTAGAGAGTTTCAGCCAGAATGAGAGGAGCAAATGCGATCTCATATTCGACACCAATCCACCATACCTTGGGATCAGGGCTACTTAAGGTCCCACACATTTGGGTCCAACCTGGAGCTGTGTCGGCGTAGACGCAGCGGTCGACCGGGAGCTGGGTCTTTGTCGCGATTAGGTTCGGTCGCAGCTGCATCTGGCTCGGTCATAGTAGCCGCTGGCTCAGCCGTGGAGGTGGATGTATACTTGGCACATATGGCCTGCCACATGTTAGTGATCAGGAGCACGTCATTATCTTCACAGCCCTAAAGCAAGAGGTACGAATAAACACTCGTCAGGTAAGCAGTAATATGGGAAAATCATCTAAAAGAAAGTTAGACAATAGCCCCAAACTAGGGATAAAATTAGTAGTAGTACATGTTCTTTGCCCATTTGCAGCGGAGgaccctttgatgctttattgggaaaTTCTTGCCACCGAGTGAGTGATTCGGGTTTAACAGTCTTTTTGCCACATCCAACGATCATCTGCTGGCGAGGCCCCTTCCCTCCTTTACCAAAGCTGGCACCGCAAGTGATCATCTGCTCGCGAGGCGCCTTCCCTCCATGAATAGGACGGCTCGGGATCCATTCTCCGGTTGATTTATAAACTGTCTGCTTAGTACGAGCCATCTTGAAAAGTAATCCAAAACAAAAGGGTGTGAATGGACATATAGAACGATAATGTTCCAGCTTCTGCAATGAGCTATTTTTACTAGCACAATTAAATTAGCCGCATGATTATTTTTTTGACGAAAAACAGTCGGCACTGCTTTCATTTGGTTCGAAGAAAAAAAGAGGGGGTACAAAGTCTGAAATGCAACAGCCACAACAGGATATACTCCATCTAAAGCAGACTGTGGTTTAGAGAAaaaaacgcaaagaaacaagacagCGAATGAACAGACAACGGCTTTGCCATTGCCTGCGCGAAGCCCAGAGCAGACTAGTCTGTCCCCCTGGGTCGATGAGCAAGCTGGCCTGCAAGTGATCTTCCAGCAAACAACGAAATTGCTGCCTCATCGACAATTTTGTTGAACAGAGCTACAAGTGTGGAGTGGAGATTATTGAAAACTCATGAATTTTTTTCTTTCCAGATAGACCACCAAACCAAAGTGACAACTGAATTCAGAGAACGATCCTCCATCTTGGTCCTGCCCAATAGTTGCTCCATCCACCATTGCCCAAGATCAGAAGCATCTCTAAGCTGCGATCTGAAGGTAATCTCGAATTTTTGCAGCACCATCAGCCAGACTTGCAAAGAGAAAGAGCATTTGGAGAAAAGGTGCAGGCAAGACTCCTGATGCAAGGAACATAACTGACATATAGGGTTCCATGGCCATCCACGTTTCTGCATATTGTCTTTTTTTTTCGCGGGCACGCGAAAAGCGTGCCATATCTTTATAGAGGAGAGCAACAACAATTACAAGAAACCAAAAGGGGATGCGAATATCTGCCCTTGGCCAACCCACACACACACCACTAAACTCAACTCCTACTCTCGCAACATGActctcctctcccctcccctcgcaGCCCTCCCAGAGGCTGAACTCCTCCAAAATACTATCTATGGTTTGCTCCGTGAAAAGCTATCTGTCCAAGTTTCCAAAGACCAGGGCATTTCTTTGCTTCCAAAGCGTCCAGGCGATCAGCAAGACAAAAGTGTCAGCTTCTGCATATTGTCAGCGGTGAGGCATCGGTTGTGGGTAGCTAGCTAGAAAAAAACTTACATTTTTAATGGAGTATCAGATTCCCAAACCGTATAGCCTCATGATTCAGTCACAGTCAACCCCAAATATGGCACaattccatttcaaaaaaaaaattggcacaaTTAACCCACAGAAATAAACTTTGGTACATCCTTGTGTCATATTTTACACATACTCCCTTTCCCAGTGTTTGTCCACAAGACCACAACACGTATTTAGGATACCCGAGAGTAAGTATCAGCTAGATATATATACGTACTACTATTATCTGAAGAGAGCAAGCGCAAGTGCGGTCTGATCCATCAAAACTCACTTGAACTTTGTAGctctcactagtggaaaacagggcttccgtgggagccttttgtcgcgggcgcgcctgcacccgcgacaaatggcctggccacgtcgccccgaaaccatgtggagccgtcagggccttttgtcgcggccttttgtcgcgggccgtattacgacccgcgacaaagggtCCGAGGGCTGGCGCCTCCCGACGgcacccctttgtcgcgggtcgtaatacggcccgcgacaatagagccatgcctatatatagaagcagccaccccccccccacctcatattttccttggtggtgaaggtggaggtgtatgctagctcattttttctacatgtgcacaagaggtgtttgatggaatgcttgtgagagggatgccacttggttttatttgataagatttctcctctttttgatcctaaaaggttagcaactattttctcgactatatatatatgcagccCCGGCCCTATGTATTTTGGTGCCCTTGGGCGACGTAAAAAAAAGGGCCCTTTCAAAACGATATGTAGTATAACTAGATATATATAAACTCTCAGTTTGTTCGCATATTACAATGAAAAATAAAATGGCAGCAAAATATAAAATGTATTTTGCACTAGTTTCATTACCTCAAATAAAGACCAAATTACCATGAGTACTTCAATGCTTCTCCAAAAAGCTTCTCCGCGCATTCCTCGATGCAAAATCATTGATAATTGTTTCAAGATCAATGTTTTCCAAGATATCCTTCTCAATACAACATGTAGCCAAGCCATTCAATCTATCTTGTAACATAGTTGACCTCAAACAATTTTTTAGTAGCTTCAGTTTAGAGAAACTTCTTTCAGCTGAGGCTACAGTCACAGGTATAGTCAAGAGGATGCGATATGCAACTGACACATTTGGATAACCTTTTTCACGGCATCGGCGAGGAGTGAGATCAACTCATTCTGAATACGGTGGCCAAGATAATGATGATGAATTTCATTATTTTGAATGCGCCTAATATGTTCTTGCATCACAGGATCAAATTCAGCAATCATTTCAATAGTGCCTAGAAAATTGCCATTGCTATCATGATACAACTTCTCAATTGTTCCTCGAAATGCCAAATTACGTTTTGCAAGAAACTTGACTGCTGAAATTATTCTTTGCAATACCTGTCTCCAACGCTCCTTTTCCTTTGCAATCTCTCGTTGCATATCATCATCAATCGTTTTATTTTTGCTCAATCTCGACCTTAGTTCATTCCATGTATTCATGTTTGTAAAATGCTCGACGCTTCTCTCATGTTCTTTGAGTCTCAGACTAAGACGCTTCCAATCACTCAAACCATCAAATGCTAGCAAAGAGTACTTGGTCTGATTTGATTTGAACAACTTGCAACAAAAACAATAAACTTTATCCACCGCTTTTGAGTAAACCAACCATTTTCGGTCAACAACCTCATTGTTAGCTAACTTTCTGGAGTAATAATCATAAGAAAAATGTCTACCATCGGCATTCTTACGGAATTGTAGATTCGGTTCTCTGAGAGGCCCCTTTTCAATCAATATATCCCGTTTGGAGTTGTCAAGATTATCCCATGTTCTTGGATCATACATAGATAAAAGagaatcatcttgatcatcaccattaGGATTAGATGAAGGCTGCAAATTTTCTTCCTCCATATTGTCCTCATtaacattatcatcatcatctgcaattACATTCAAAAAAATATAGTTACTTACTTACTTACATTTGGAAAACGTGATGCTAGTTTATTTGAGGACTGGCTAGTTAGTTACTTACTATTATTTGAGGACTGTTCATGGATCTCAACAtcttcatctgtattatcctcatCAGCTTGTCCCGGATAAGATATTGGCCTCTGATTATTGTTGTTGACATCAACATTACTTTTAAGCTGGAAAATACTTATTCAAATCGCCTCTTTGCGATTCCCTAATCTTTTCATCTTGCTTTCTCTTCCTTTTTTTCGCAGCACCAGACAATTgttttggcggcattgtaacaccTATAGTGATGAATGAATTTACCAAATTAAAATCTAGAAATAGTTCTAGATTAGAAGAAAGAATTAGCCGGGAATCAGTTGAGGACTTACAAAGAGACCGGACGAGTACGATGGCCGGGCGAGCCGAACACACGGAAGACCGGAAGAGATCGGCGCAGCCTGTCCAGAAATCGGCCGGCTGGGCGAGGCGACTGGCAAGGCGAATTGGCGATGCGAGGGCAGGGGCGCGAGGGCGAGGCGATACGCCGCGTACAGCGCGAGGGCGAGGCGATACCGATACGCAGCGACTCTTCCTCTGGGAGGCCGATCGCGAGGGGGCGTCTGGGCAGCGTATCGCGAGAGGCCGATCGCGAGGGCAGGCGATACGCAGCGACTCTTCGTCTGGTCTAGGAGGCCGATCGCCAGACGCAGGGAGCCGATCGAAGTATCGAACGCCAACTTCTGTTTCGTTAATCGTTAAACTAGAGTTGGGCCTGCAGCCTGCTGAGTGCTGACCAATTTTTTTTCAGCCCATATACTATAAAATCTTGGGCCCCCCGTGCCTGGGCCCTTGGCCACCGCCCAACCCTGCCAagggtcagggccggccctgtatatatgcatagtccgtacaatactaattttagcaaggtgattgcatctgatacatatataattgtacttatgatgcagatgagtcatccatggatgtacggtaaccgatgtgctcccgctttcggagagggcgtgaattctttctcgcttgtggccgaggccaacaagtcgaagcaaggttttatgtgctgtccatgtctaaaatgtaagaacgagaaggattactcttgctcaagagacattaagagccacactgcttcggtttggattcatgtccagctataatgtttggaccaagcacggagaagaaggggttatgatggaagacggcgatgaggaagaagataatgatgaccagtaccgatctatgttctctgaatgctttgataccgcaatggacgacaatgaagaagaaggaggtgaagaaacaggcatcggatgatcccgttgacgatgatcttcgtcgggccatttctgatgcaagaagagaccgtggcacggataaggagaggttgcagttcgacaagatgttagaggaccaccacaaattgttgtacccgagttgtgaagatgggcatagaaagtctgggtagcatattggaattgctgaaatggaaggcagaggtcggtgtgactgactcgggatttgagaaattgatgataatattaaagaagtctgtttccaagaaataatgagttgcccgtcgagtacatatgaagcaaagaagcttatctcgccctctaggattagatgtgcgaaagatacatgcatgcattaatgatctgtatcctctaccgcggtgagaagtacgagaatttgaataaatgtacgatatgtggtgcattgcggtataagatcgaaaagatgaccctggtgatgttgagggcgagccacccaggaagagggttctgcgaaggtgatgtggtatgctccaataataccacggttgaaacgtttgttcggaaacaaagagcatgcccgagttgttgcgatggcacatggaagaacgtaagaaagacgcgatgttgaggcaccccgctgatggtcggcggtggagaaacatcgggagagagttcccggattttgcaggtgaggcaaggaacttatactttggtctaagtacggatggcatgaatccttttggggagcagagctgcgatcacagagcactcggcccgtgactctatgtatctacaaccttcctccttggttgtgcatgaagcggaagttcattatgatgccagtgcttatccaaggcccaaagcaaccgggcaacgacattgatgtgtacctaaggccattagtcgatgaacttttggagttgtgggccaaaccaggtgtacgtgtgtgggatgagcacaccgagcaagaatttgacctacgagggttgctattcgtaaccatcaatgattggcctgctctcggtaacatttcgggacggacgaacaaaggatacaatgcatgcacacactgtttagatgagactgaaagtaaatatttgggaaaaagcgagaaaagttgtgtacccgttcaatcgtcgttaccttccgcgcaagcatcccttaaggaaaaaggaaagcatttcgatggcgaggcgagaccgccgtccgaagcctatccccgtagtggtgttgatatatttgacatggtcaaggatttaaatgttatctttggaaagggtccaggcagtcgacctgttccgaaagacgctgacggacacgcgcccatgtggaagaagaaatctatttttgggagctagaatactggaaagtcctggaagtccgctctgcaatcgacgtgatgcacctgaccaagaatctttgtgtgaatattctaggttttctgggcgtgtatggaaagacaaaagatacaccagaagcacgggaggaccaggaacttcataaaggacgaaacggcaaacatCCAGGGCGGTTTGTAGGGCACCGCcgactacgctcttaccaaacaagagaaggagatctttttgaagccctattcgagtatcaaggttccgtctggtttctcgtcgaatataaaggggatagtaaatatgaaggagaaaaaattccaaaacactgaagtcccatgactgtcacgtgcttatgacacaattgcttccggttgcattgaggggacttctaccggaaaatgttcgactagccattgtgaagatatgtgcattcctcaacgcaatttctcggaaggtaatggatccgaaactttgtcgggattacaggaagatgtggtccaatgtcttgtcggcttcgagttgttgttcccaccatccttcttcaatattatgacgcacctcctcgttcacctagttgaagagattagaattctcggtctcgtatttctacacaatatgttcccattcgagaggttcatgggagtcttaaagaaatatgttcataaccgagctaggccggaaggaagtatctcaaagggctacgagccgaggaggtcattgagttttgtgttgactttcttcccgaccttaagccgattggtgttcctgaatctcggtatgaggggaggctgatctggaaaaggcacactaggaaggaaatcaatggtgtgcggggacaagatttctttcaatcaagcacactacacggttctatacaattccatcttggtggctccgtacatcgagaaacataagaatgctttacgagaaataaaaccggggcagcccgagtccttgattacatgtcaacacatgaataccttcggcgagttggttgcaaagacatctcgttaatgacccatctgttgtggagcagctgttcttgttggccaggttaccatcttcaaacatatgtacattccaagggtacgagataaatgggaatacattttacacgatcgaccaagataaaaagagcaccaaccaaaacagcggtgtccgcttcgatgcaaaagacgagaatgggcagaccaccacatattatggatacatagaggagatatgggaacttgactatggtcccacttttaaggtccctttgtttcggtgcaaatgggtgaagctcagcggtatacatattgatgataagtacggtatgataacaagtggatcccaacaatcttgcgtaccttgacgagccatttgtcctagccagcgaggtggctcaagttttctacgtgaaggacatgtctagcaaatcaagaaaaagaaatcaacaaaagaatacatcaaccgaggagccaaagcgccacatagttctttcggggaaaagaaacatcgtgggagtggatgacaagacggacatgtcgagaagattataataggtttaaagaaattccgcccttcacggtgaaaattgacccaagcatcttactaaatgatgaagattctccatggctacggcgtagaagatcacaacactagatggcgatgtaataatgtattcttcatatatagttcccaagacaatctctacatttatgtaataatgagaaccctttccccaacaccgttagaggagacggagtattctttcatataatgtattctttcacgggcttgcggggaaatttttcgaggagcagcttccgaagatgccgtagggcgtgtgcaccaacgacatcttcgagaagctgcgccacggagatttcccaaccctttccttcatccatgggaat includes:
- the LOC124690457 gene encoding uncharacterized protein LOC124690457 → MAAVEPIASAAQNLHKTWLLLGYQPTHTGARPGPVALGMPPMSVVDIGSGFMADDDDNVNEDNMEEENLQPSSNPNGDDQDDSLLSMLFFKMARTKQTAYRSTGEWIPMHPVHGGKAPRQQLRTMVGRKTVARKAPPEQLVTGGARKPYRYLPGTIALREIREYQKGADLLIKKLPFQRLVREVGQNLKADLRFQSHALVALQEAAEAYLVGLFEDTNLCATHAQRITILPKDIQLARRIRRERELGGTVTRSIVRRPFGRNIRSESVGCGDRKPYRYRPGTVVLHEIRKYQKGTDLLIKKLPFQRLVREVAQNLKVDLRFQSHALLVLQEAAEAYLVGLFQDSNLCATHAKRITILPKDIQLVRRIRHEKA